GAAGCCCAATCTGTACAATGAAATGTGGTTTATAGAAGAGcaattatcttctttctttccaaaaaaaacCCGGGTTTTAGTAATTTTTTGTTGACTTACACAACTATCAAACACTGAAGGGGAAGCTATACAAGTTGCCAATCACTGAACACACGAAAAAATCATTCCTAACCGGTTTATGTACAGTATGAACTTCTACTCTAGCCCTGGGAGGTCCTGCCTCGTTCAGTCATCTCGACTTTGGAGTCCCCACCATAAGAAATTCAGAGAATGTCAGGACAGAGCTAAAACTAAAGTACGTTACAAGGTAGCCCAGAGACCTTAGAACTATTAATAAAACAGACTCCAAATTTCACTTTAAATGACACTTAACTAAATTCTAGATTTTTATCcagttagtttcttttttctaagtCCTATCTTTCATAGTTGTGCTTCTGGGATTTTCTCAGAGCCATAACAACTAGGAGTCAAGAAAAGGGATAAGGGGAATAACAGGGCTTAGTAAGCTCTGGGAATGACTGAACACGTTATGAGATGAAACAATGACAGGAAAGCTACCAAGGCAGCAGTGTCACTGCATTTGAGGTCTTTAAAAGCAAagatttttcttgtatttatccTAGACCCTATGACAGTAATGCCATGAACTCTACATAAATACTTGATAGGTTCTCTCTTCTAGATGGTAAAAATGAAGAGTTTTAGGGGTAGGCTAGTACAAAATAAAACTGCTCATCACCAATGAGCCTCTATCTCcattacttttgttttctgtttccaaaaaGTTCAAGTTATCTAACTGAGTAAAGGCTTAAGCCTCAACTGTCAATTTTGATACTAAACACTTTATATGAGACTACCTGAACAAAAACAGAGCTCTAAAACATACCTGCTCACATATAAATTTTTCATATGGTCCACACAGCTTGTCTCTGAACTCATACACATATTCCTCAACTGCATTTTTAGcatcattcctttctttttccaattTATCTTGCATTATCATCTTACCCTGTCAGGAAACAGGAAAGGTTAATTCCGGTCTTCTAGTTAActcaaactaaattttaaatgtgtagACTCTGGGGTTTTAAAAAACATGatacaaaacaaattttagtgTTAACACAGTTCCAATTTATACCTCGTCAAAATCTTCCTACAAACCCAACAGATTTACACAGACTTCATAtttaatgcttaaaaaaaaaaaaaaaaaaaaaaaaaaaacaccaagctACTGCttaaatgtaattttgttttcttgtatatAAATGGTTGTCTATATTCAGATTAATACTGGCCAATGTATAACAGCCACACCACTTTGccacatttttaaatcaaagataAATCCATGGACTACAGTTTATTGttaaataaacttctaaataCAATGTTCCCACCTCAGTATGGAAAAACCAAATCTCAATTATTTCACATTTCTAGAATTATTCTAGAATTTCAGACTACTAAAAAACACaatgtattttaatagaaatatttagtGTGCCATGAAATTCCAACTGTACTGGGCTCTGTTATGATTTACTGCCATCCAATTTTTTCACAAGAACTCAGCCAATCATGTTATATCAAGCATAATTATCTACAGCATAGCTCTCTCTAATAtgaacacaaaaaaaattaaacttgttaaaaaaaattaaactgcaaAATTCATTAGTTTTGGCTTCATTCTATCCCTAAAACTATATAAAACTTGGGATGAGAAAGAATTATGGCCATTTATCTACATAGGTAACAGGGCCAAGAAactaaacatatttcaaaataaaaatatttaattcaagtACTTACCTCTGTCTCAATATACATGTTAAGAAGGTCTTTCCCTAACTGCCACACCAAGTTGGCTTCAATAGGCAGCTCGACATTCACCACCTTTATTTTGGGCTTTTTAGCTTCTGGAGGCTGGtcaacttttttttcatttgccttaGGAAGGggaataaaaaaaaggaaaaaattttaaacaactcacttggaaaaacacaaaaaagatcTCCTCATACTTACTGATGACTTGggcaaaaataaaatctctgaaaATCATAAAGTTAGAAGGGTCTACAGAATCACCTAATTCCCTCTATTTTAAATCAGGGCTGCTATTAAATATGCCATACCTTGCTTTGGGAATTCACCGGGATGTTTTTCTCTTCTCGTATTGAACAATCTCTCCTGCTAAAGCTTTTCTTCACAAGTCTTTACTTTCTAACCCCTTTAAATATTCTTATAAGTCCCATGAGTCAAAAAGTGAAAATTACTAAATTATTCTTATCTTTATAGATTCTAGAACCTGTCACCTAAGGATAAGCTTCAACCAATGCAAAACAGGTTAGGATCATCTTAATTCCTATAATATTGTAGGCCCTATATGCTACTATGCCTGCTTCAATTACAACTAGCACTACACTGATGAgtgccttttaaaatttccttatgGAACTTGGagtatatatctctctctctaccccatacacacacacacatatatattattctTACTATCCACCTTTGAATTGTATCATTTCTCATAAGCAACTTTGCAAGGTAAAAAGAGATAACAGTCTTAAAGTAGCAAATGGACTGATGTGACACATGCCAATGATTTATGTagttttttcaaaatatgtaaatacagGGCTAAAGAAGTAAGTATCTCCTGTGGCCTTCAAttttccaagcctttgctatgcATTTCCATTTCTGCAGGTTCCTACTAATATAAATGACAAAGAACACAAATGAGCAGACTCAGTTCTATGACAGATCAGATGACAACCACAGTGTATAAACATGTATCCTGTAGGTAGGATGGTAAAATGGGACGAGACTAGCCCATGAGGCACAATAATCATGGCCATAGATAATTTTGAGGAGTTATAATGGATTAAAATCTTAGGCACTTTATCGAAGAAAGTGGGTCTAGAAAGTTCAATGACTTGCCTAAAATTAAAGAGATGGAACTAGATCCCATGTTTCAGAGACTGATCTCAGTGTTCCTTAGACATCACCTATCAAGTGCTATAAGCTGTATCACTATGGATGAActaggcagtcagcctgcagtcCTCCACACCTCACTTTCCTTCTAATGCACACAACCCTTCAATATATTATGCATGCTCTGAGGGCATGAGccacaggaaagaaaaatgaatccaaTCAAACATACACCTAGGAAGACAAGAGCAACAGATGCTAGGAAACAAATGGATAACAGTACATGTATGGAAGTTAAATCAAGACAAGACAACCTGATAGTACCCAATTAAACCAACTACTGACAAAACCAGCATCACAAAATGGCATTTCAACACGGAATGGATGAGGAACCCTCTCCAAAGGGGTAATAATGCTCCAAAAGGCTTCAGACTAGTGGTCACACCTACAACTAAGGAGCATGAGATCCTACCCAATGTCATGTTCTAGACAGGTACTAAGACTCTCAGCAAGAGCTGATGTGTATGCTCATCCCAAGTCAAGGGGTGTGCTGTTGAAACTAAGCAGCTATTTTTCCAAATAACCACCATCATCATACAACTTAACAGCGGAAAACAGAGAGCAGCTTTCAGAAATCAGAGTCAGGACCCATAGCTCACACTGGAGCCCCCAGGATCAATGAGGGGAcggaaaaattaaaaactggaaacTTTTACATAGTATAAAAACCTATCCTGACCCAAGGAAAGATTCTGTAATTTGCCTGAGGGTAAAAAAACTCTACCCTCAGAATGTAAGGGAAGCCAAACCACCAAGAGCAGGCTAATTATTTACATGTACCTtgtacagaaaataataaagttctaCAAAACATACAGTGATTCACtgttaacaacagaaatttttcaATATCCATCTGACCATGACTCTTAAAGGTCTGATTACAAGCTGTCATTTCCCAAGGGACACAACACCATTATTTAAGTTAGCTTCCAATACCTACTGTGGAAGCAGGACAAAAAAGTAATTACCTTGAAATGCAATCTGGTTATTACCAGACCACCATAATTAATTTACTTAAATTTGACCGATGGCTtgagaggagaaagaagtttACTAGACTCCTATAGCCCATGTATTTATCAACTGATTAGTTCAAGTGAAAACTAATCATGTAGCCCTGGGAAATATCAAGTTCTGCCTTTGGTATTGGAAGATACctctgctctttgaaagacaACAAACAGTATACATTGGTCTCTTGTTACTTCGAGTGGCAGTTAATCAAGAGAAGCTTTTAGGTTTAAAGCAGGATATTCAATTCCCTTAATTGAACTTAAATACCTCTAACTGGTTTTAGttgaaaaatacatagaaaatcaacagaaaaaaatcctaCACAGAATGAAATTATTTGGTGCTTGCTCTTGAAACTGCAATTTAATGATATCATTAATGATTACATGTTGCAACATTGTCTAATGGAATGAACTAGAAGAGTCACTCACTTTGTCAGCATctgggattttgttttcttctgaggtAAGTTCAGGTGAAGGGGGAGACTGTGAGGTTTGTTGAGCATCAGTTTGTACCTGGGGCTGTGTTCCAGCTTCACTGTTGTCTTGCTGGacatttttctgaaatgaaaGCCCAGGCACAAAGGATGTAGAAAGCAGGTGTActtgtataaatttttaaagttataggGCACCAAAGACAGTACACTCAATTTCTGAAATCTTAACAGGTGGGGAGAAAAGGtactgaataaaaacaaaatgaacacaaAGTACTTGAAAACTTCTGTAGATATTCTAAACCtgtaaaaaattctttgaatgaCAGCAGTTAATATGGTTAAATAACACAAGTAAGCATTTAATTGATGTGGTAAGAATCAAGAACTCTCCCTTAGGAAGCTCATCTAAGCTCGTACAGATATTAATTCTCTAAGGCACTGGAAATAGATTACTCCAGGCCTCTTTCCTAGAAACAAGCTTCCAAACCTATTTTACCAGCAGCCATCATGGATCTCAACATATCTCCATTTTCAATATACTAAACAGTTACATAAAATGGGCAATTATCAGTTATTTCGGAATTCATCACTTCAGTTTATAGATACCCAAGACTCACTCTGTCCCCAATTTTTGTGATCCAGCTATATCCAGTAAAGAATAAATGCTACATATTAACAATCCTAATTAAAAATttggtaaagaaaaagaagaatgaaccCTAAGAgtttcctaattttctttttcagtagcCCTCAATCCCTAATAAATTAGTGCTTGCTTGATCTTTACCCATCTTTGGAAGAGGGCGGAAATATTCTAGGTTAACTACTTTCTGCTCACACTGAACTCttctcatatttttcttctcttagctTCAAGATTCTAAGATAgacactgaagtatttaggaaCGAGGCATTCCTGATATCCAAAAGGCACTAAAGAGATTGAGAAAGTATATGGCACTCATCATTTAACCAACTACTGTACATTAGAATTTTTCTAGATGAGAATAAAACTAAGGTTCAGAATGTTTATGTTCCTTAGATGTTCTAGAAAGGTAACACAGTGATCACTAGATAACGCACTTTCTCACATCTTTACTAAAACACCACACTGCCTCCCTCTTAAGCTATTTCTAATTATTCCCTAGAAATAAACTGTAATTACTGTAATACTTTAGCTTCCTAAAATTCTTCTGTTGACCACACAGAACTAGCACTCATGCTAATGATAACAATTCTTACTATACGCTACACAGACACTTCTCGTCCTTCCTCCCACAATACAGAAAAccatgtaaaaacaaaaacaagttctAAAATATCAAAGCCAATTTTgtcatacaattttaaaaactttaatatttGGTAGCTATTTCAAACAGTTTTTGTAACAGTctgttttttaagtttcttaaacgTCAGTCAACATTCGACTTCTCAATGTGTGGTCTACatcttaaaaaaaccaaaaaaatcccaaCTCAATGAAACATCACCTACTCTGTCATATACTAGTTACTTCAAATTAAGTCACAATTCACCAAATTTCAAGCTGTATACTACCACTAACTGGCAAGTGCTATTATCATTACCTAAAATTCTGATCAAAATTATTTATGAAGGAAAACATTCATTTTAACCCTTCCCTACCCACTTCTCCTATAGCTTACAACTAAGTCAACTCTACTCAAACACAAGGGTTTATCCACAAACTTACATCAGTGTCTGTGTTTTCTGGTGGTCTCTGATTCAGACACTCCATGTCAGCTTCAGAAGACATTTCATTCTCCTCAGTTGGGACTTTCTCCACCATAGATGCCGTAGAGATGGTGAAAATGCCATGGGTGTTGACACGCACTTTGACTTTTACcctagatttttctccatctttctgtGCAGAAACATTCTGAACTACAAAGCGGcctagaacaacaacaacaacaacaacaatcacaGAATCACAATTTTAGAATTAAATCTAAATCTCTGTAAAGGAGGCCAGGtaaggtggttcatgcctgtaatcccagcactttgggaggccgtggtgggtcacttgagcccaagagtttgagaccagcctgggcaagatagtgagatccgtgtctactaaaaaacaaataaaataaaaaataaaaaaataaataataaattagctgagctcagtggcatgcacctgtagtcccagctactcaggagtctgaggcaggaggacccttTGAGCCCAAGACTTCAAGGTGgcattgagctgtgatcacatcactgcacttcagcctggtgacaaagtgagaacctgtctcttaataaatcaataaaaatctaTCTGTGTAAAGGAGacagataagaaaaatacaaaggcTAAAAAAATAACACCTGCGAACtactgctattttaaaattttctacccAGTCTTTACCAAATTGAAGTCCTCTAATATATAACTATGACCtcttaaaatgtatatacttGAAATTAATCTTAGTATGCCATAAAAGCTTTCAAAGATAAGGGCACCcttataactattttatttaacaCTAGGCAAACACTGAGTGTAAGATACTGATAATAAGCAGTTCTTGCCTCCTTCTACCCTACTTCTCCAGATGAGTGAGCACAAACTAGACATGAAAATCTGTTTGAAAGCATAAGGAAAATGATAGCAAGCACATGCTGAATTTTAATCCTATAACCTTTTAAAGAATACCATTCTTTTGGTTAAATAATCAAAACATTTAGCTGTTTTAAATAAGGGAGGTGAGCCAAAATCTGTatgaaagtctgaaattattATGTATAATACAATGGGGTTCCAGAACATTACTAATGGTTAAAAGTGTAGACTTTAATCTAGACTATCTGGGCTTGAATCCTGGCTGTGTGAGCTGTTACAAAAGTTACCTAACTTTTCTATGCTTCTGAGGATTTAGTACAGTGAGCACTTACTACAGAAGCAAGTGCTAGGTTTAAGTTATAGCCACAAATAAGTACTTTTACTCTAGAGACCACTGAGTCAAAAGTAAGTACTCTGAACCTGTTATGTGCGAAGCTCTAAATGAGATTTAACTGCCTAGTACTTAAAGTGTTGTCTATATAAACACACAGAGCTACAGATTTAATTACAATGTcactgaaagaagaaagaatacacCTTAATTGTCAAATCAGTAGTTGAGGAAATATTTGCCAAAACATCCATCTATCTAAAGAAACAGCATTTATTCTGGAAAGTGGGATGTAAGATCGCTCAAGTATGTGTGACGTTTTCAGTTTCAatcaaacatgaaaaattagATGCCATGCCAAAAAGCTGGGATTTTATCTTCCACACAGTAATTAATGCACAGATTCCAATTTATCAAAATCTTACAAGTCTACAtgcaatgatttcttttcctaacAATAAATTCatgaaaactgttttaaaaacaatacacCACAACTCTGGGTCAGAACATTTTAGCCTTTAAAGTagtaagaaagaaaacacaattgaTCAGGTTCAACTCCTTCAAACAATTTATTTATGAAAAGGTGTGAGGCAAGGATGTGTCCTGAAAAGACCTAGCAATATTGGCAAATTTCACCCATGGTCTGGGAAAGAGACTTACTATGGGTAAAAGTAGATGGATGGTGTCAAGTGTCCCCCCAAAATATGTACCAAAAAAAAACTTATCTTTAGAAAAGATAACACAAAGGTACATTTGAGAAGTGGATTCACAATGGTCGCTGACTCAGGTTTTAAACTAGAAGTAACAGACTACAAATAACACTTAGCCTAGAGAAAAACTTAGTATTAAAAGCAGGGATAACCTTTTACATACAGACTGTATCAGAATAGTGAAAATACTAAagtgttcatatatatatatgtacacatatatactttCAAGTAACGGGAAAACTCCAAGTAACAGCAGAACTACCAAGTCATTCTATCTCTAGACCAGATGACTCAACAAAATGAAGTTATTTCTCCATCACCATTATTCTAAATGGAAAATGTCTTCACACAGAATTATGCTCCCCTCAACATTGCTAAGaataagaaaacttttaaagtttGTACAATGAATGAGAAGCTAAGTCTTTAACTAAAGagtaaaatatacacaatgaaCTGCTTACCTATTTTTGCTTCTGGATATGGAACTCCTTGGGGATCAGAATAGAAAGCTTCTAGCTCAAAAGGCCCCCTTCTCAGGAAGGTGAGAACTTTGGAGAAAGGAGCAGCATGGTTTCGACTAAACACTTCATGAAcactggagagaaaagaaaaaggcattcaGCAGATGAAGTACTTAAATATGCTTACTGTGCTATACAAACAGAAAAGAGACTTTCTAAAATCTTTATCAATTCTATCTCATCATTTACAATAccaaaatgagagaaatattttGGTAGATTTGGTTGTTGAAAGATTCCAGGTAAATTAATGACTCCCCACTAGAGAAGTcatctgttaatttttcttctttacattaGAGTATCTGAATGCTATTTTCTGCTACATACCCTTCAGTATCTTCTGAATCGTGGTTCCAGACCAGAGATATTGGAAAAGGAACTGCATCTGTGACGGAAAATTCTCTAACTTTAAATGCCGGGGAAAGGattgcacacttaaaaaaaaataaaataaaattatcatgagCACATGAACACTTTCCAGTCATCTTTTAATATAAAACTGAATTCTAATGGATGgacaggattttgtttttttttaaaaaactcacatTCCAAAATCGTTCCCAGTGTATTTCATctaaacaaataatttattttaccatCTAAATACTATGCCAATTACTAGGTACAAAGACAAATAATATATCTTAAGATAATGACAGTTAATCAACAACAGGTTTCATGGGGATTAGGAAACAGACTGGTCTTTCTAGAAATGCCTTGCTGACAGCAATTTCAAGATCACTTTTgaatatgtacacatacatacatgaacAGTTCTGTCTACACTGCTTTCCAAATGTCTGAGAAACCCCCAAAAGGGCCATAATGTTCAGATTTTCAAATAATTGTGTAAACGAAGAAAGCAATGGTAAATTCAAATTTGGGAAAGGCAACACCCAAAAGATAGGTGGACAAATCCCTATTTAGACAGGACATATAAAAATAGCTAAATAGATAATCAAGCTGAATAGACCCAAAAAAATCATCATTTAGTATAGGATCCTTCAAAAGAGAGGCCAAAATTAGCTCTACttctgaagaaaatataaacttcCAACATTTGAAGGAATCAGAGTTAATTAAAGGAGGCATATTCCATTATGAAGAAAAAAGCGAAAACAAAAACCCCATAGAACAGGATGGATAATACAATGGATTATCATTAATAATTAGTATCTACCTATTCTTCCTTTTGTAAGTATACAAAGGCAGTCAGTCTAAATACCTTTGTTTACAGAatcctgttttatattttaaaaactgctaacTAGCTTAAAACTCATATGTCAACTTGAAactttatttaaaactatttagaTCTTTTTTGACTGTAATATCCTAAATATAaactagtattttcttttttaccaaatAACTTCCAGATTTGGTGTTTTTCACCAAACTAACTTCACACTTCTGGGCTGCCTTTTTATCTGATAGGCAGATTAAAAATCAATTTGGGGATAAGAGAAGGTTATCTATTTTCTAATACCATTTGTTAATACTCCTAACACCCTGAAAACTTGCCCCAAATCAATTCCTTATTATATCAGATTAGATTCTAATTCCCTGTGTGCTTTGTAAGTAACAACTGCCACCACCACACAGTTTATTAGTGTTTCAGCTGTGTTTTCTGTGATATCCTCAGAATCATACCTGtttttgattctcagcttgagAAACACCAGCTTGgtagttcttttaattgaaaTTCACTGGATCTTTTAGATTTGAGTGGCCTTATCTCCCTACAGCTTTACGGGTTTGTTTAAAATGTCCTTCTGCTACCTAGACACAGGTCTCTGTTTATTATCCTACCATGATGACATACACTGGAAACTGTTTAAGGACTGTACACCAAGCAAAAGCAGAGTTGAGAAAGTACCTGTAATGCACATCCTCTGGCTACTGCTTCATCTGCATTGAGTGTTGTGCTAATATCTTTTCCAAAGAATTTGGCAATTCTTTCTTTCACAGCTGGAATTCGTGTAGCACCTCCAACTATCTCAACTGCACTCACGTCTTCTACTTTGAGATGAGTTTGTGCCATCAATGAATAAAGGGGAACTTCTATCTTTTGCAGAAGTTCAGCACAGAGTTCTTCAAATTGTGACCTTAGCAAATACAAACTTGTTTTTAGAAAGGTTAAGACCAATATCCTGTCCTACTTTTGATAACCCaatgaatttcattattttcccccTCAGACAGCCTGGATCCCACATGGGCCAAGTTTAGCTGTACTGTAGTTTACAGCTCTTTTGTCTTTGATAAATATACCAAACAGGGCAGAAAGATAATGAGGAAGACAATCAGTTCTCCTGTTATTActcaaataaatcattttatattgcTTATGACCACCATTTTACTTCTAAAATTTTTTCCCCAGAGACAGTCttgctgagtgcagtggcacaatcatagctcactgaagcctcaaactcctggggtcaagggatcctgccacctcagcctcctgaaaagtTGTGACCATAGGCAGGTACCAACAGGTCCAACCCTTCTAAATGTTTTGATCTGATTCTCATTACTTTCAATGGTTATTTCCAGTCCCTGCACAGTATCTCTGTGAAACCAGTATTCAATTACTGGCCCAGAAAtactaaaaagtgaaaatacCAAGAAGACTTGAGGGTAGTACTTAGACCCATGAGAGTACTTAgcaaaggtatttttaaaagcccTCTTCACATAAGTGCCCCTAGAGCTAGTGGTGATAAAAACAACAGTATCTCCAGCCACAGGCGTGTAACGCACAATTCTGAAATGTAGGCCAAGACTCACGACACCCACTAGAACTGACACCTGGGCTAGTTTCAAAAAAAGTTCCATCTAATTAATCTGTAGAATTCAAGACACACCTGTTCATCTTTCCGGAAACATCTTTGTCATTCATAAAGCATTCGATATTCAGTGGAAGGTCTGTGCTGTTAGAGCTCATTagctttttcagtttttcacacTCCTGATACAGACGAAGGAGTGCTCGTATTTTGGATTTTGCATCCAACTTGTACTTAGTTTTAAATTCTGCACAAAAATATTCCACTAACTTTTCATCGAAGTTTTTTCCTCCTAAGAAAGGATCAAAAGCTGTTCCCAGTACCTAATTTGGTCGAAACAACAAATAGTCTGGTTATTTTCAATCACATTTTAA
The window above is part of the Macaca mulatta isolate MMU2019108-1 chromosome 17, T2T-MMU8v2.0, whole genome shotgun sequence genome. Proteins encoded here:
- the HSPH1 gene encoding heat shock protein 105 kDa isoform X2, which gives rise to MATAAVLGGPAAHWVESFQKAREEGSGSGTWRGRWRRRSVISFGSKNRTIGVAAKNQQITHANNTVSNFKRFHGRAFNDPFIQKEKENLSYDLVPLKNGGVGIKVMYMGEEHLFSVEQITAMLLTKLKETAENSLKKPVTDCVISVLGTAFDPFLGGKNFDEKLVEYFCAEFKTKYKLDAKSKIRALLRLYQECEKLKKLMSSNSTDLPLNIECFMNDKDVSGKMNRSQFEELCAELLQKIEVPLYSLMAQTHLKVEDVSAVEIVGGATRIPAVKERIAKFFGKDISTTLNADEAVARGCALQCAILSPAFKVREFSVTDAVPFPISLVWNHDSEDTEGVHEVFSRNHAAPFSKVLTFLRRGPFELEAFYSDPQGVPYPEAKIGRFVVQNVSAQKDGEKSRVKVKVRVNTHGIFTISTASMVEKVPTEENEMSSEADMECLNQRPPENTDTDKNVQQDNSEAGTQPQVQTDAQQTSQSPPSPELTSEENKIPDADKANEKKVDQPPEAKKPKIKVVNVELPIEANLVWQLGKDLLNMYIETEGKMIMQDKLEKERNDAKNAVEEYVYEFRDKLCGPYEKFICEQDHQNFLRLLTETEDWLYEEGEDQAKQAYVDKLEELMKIGTPVKVRFQEAEERPKMFEELGQRLQHYAKIAADFRNKDEKYNHIDESEMKKVEKSVNEVMEWMNNVMNAQAKKSLDQDPVVRAQEIKIKIKELNNTCEPVVTQPKPKIESPKLERTPNGPNIDKKEEDLEDKNNFGAEPPHQNGECYPNEKNSVNMDLD
- the HSPH1 gene encoding heat shock protein 105 kDa isoform X1 — translated: MATAAVLGGPAAHWVESFQKAREEGSGSGTWRGRWRRRSVISFGSKNRTIGVAAKNQQITHANNTVSNFKRFHGRAFNDPFIQKEKENLSYDLVPLKNGGVGIKVMYMGEEHLFSVEQITAMLLTKLKETAENSLKKPVTDCVISVPSFFTDAERRSVLDAAQIVGLNCLRLMNDMTAVALNYGIYKQDLPSLDEKPRIVVFVDMGHSAFQVSACAFNKGKLKVLGTAFDPFLGGKNFDEKLVEYFCAEFKTKYKLDAKSKIRALLRLYQECEKLKKLMSSNSTDLPLNIECFMNDKDVSGKMNRSQFEELCAELLQKIEVPLYSLMAQTHLKVEDVSAVEIVGGATRIPAVKERIAKFFGKDISTTLNADEAVARGCALQCAILSPAFKVREFSVTDAVPFPISLVWNHDSEDTEGVHEVFSRNHAAPFSKVLTFLRRGPFELEAFYSDPQGVPYPEAKIGRFVVQNVSAQKDGEKSRVKVKVRVNTHGIFTISTASMVEKVPTEENEMSSEADMECLNQRPPENTDTDKNVQQDNSEAGTQPQVQTDAQQTSQSPPSPELTSEENKIPDADKANEKKVDQPPEAKKPKIKVVNVELPIEANLVWQLGKDLLNMYIETEGKMIMQDKLEKERNDAKNAVEEYVYEFRDKLCGPYEKFICEQDHQNFLRLLTETEDWLYEEGEDQAKQAYVDKLEELMKIGTPVKVRFQEAEERPKMFEELGQRLQHYAKIAADFRNKDEKYNHIDESEMKKVEKSVNEVMEWMNNVMNAQAKKSLDQDPVVRAQEIKIKIKELNNTCEPVVTQPKPKIESPKLERTPNGPNIDKKEEDLEDKNNFGAEPPHQNGECYPNEKNSVNMDLD
- the HSPH1 gene encoding heat shock protein 105 kDa isoform X4, producing the protein MSVVGLDVGSQSCYIAVARAGGIETIANEFSDRCTPSVISFGSKNRTIGVAAKNQQITHANNTVSNFKRFHGRAFNDPFIQKEKENLSYDLVPLKNGGVGIKVMYMGEEHLFSVEQITAMLLTKLKETAENSLKKPVTDCVISVPSFFTDAERRSVLDAAQIVGLNCLRLMNDMTAVALNYGIYKQDLPSLDEKPRIVVFVDMGHSAFQVSACAFNKGKLKVLGTAFDPFLGGKNFDEKLVEYFCAEFKTKYKLDAKSKIRALLRLYQECEKLKKLMSSNSTDLPLNIECFMNDKDVSGKMNRSQFEELCAELLQKIEVPLYSLMAQTHLKVEDVSAVEIVGGATRIPAVKERIAKFFGKDISTTLNADEAVARGCALQCAILSPAFKVREFSVTDAVPFPISLVWNHDSEDTEGVHEVFSRNHAAPFSKVLTFLRRGPFELEAFYSDPQGVPYPEAKIGRFVVQNVSAQKDGEKSRVKVKVRVNTHGIFTISTASMVEKVPTEENEMSSEADMECLNQRPPENTDTDKNVQQDNSEAGTQPQVQTDAQQTSQSPPSPELTSEENKIPDADKANEKKVDQPPEAKKPKIKVVNVELPIEANLVWQLGKDLLNMYIETEGKMIMQDKLEKERNDAKNAVEEYVYEFRDKLCGPYEKFICEQDHQNFLRLLTETEDWLYEEGEDQAKQAYVDKLEELMKIGTPVKVRFQEAEERPKMFEELGQRLQHYAKIAADFRNKDEKYNHIDESEMKKVEKSVNEVMEWMNNVMNAQAKKSLDQDPVVRAQEIKIKIKELNNTCEPVVTQPKPKIESPKLERTPNGPNIDKKEEDLEDKNNFGAEPPHQNDSCGIVNSY
- the HSPH1 gene encoding heat shock protein 105 kDa isoform X3, which gives rise to MSVVGLDVGSQSCYIAVARAGGIETIANEFSDRCTPSVISFGSKNRTIGVAAKNQQITHANNTVSNFKRFHGRAFNDPFIQKEKENLSYDLVPLKNGGVGIKVMYMGEEHLFSVEQITAMLLTKLKETAENSLKKPVTDCVISVPSFFTDAERRSVLDAAQIVGLNCLRLMNDMTAVALNYGIYKQDLPSLDEKPRIVVFVDMGHSAFQVSACAFNKGKLKVLGTAFDPFLGGKNFDEKLVEYFCAEFKTKYKLDAKSKIRALLRLYQECEKLKKLMSSNSTDLPLNIECFMNDKDVSGKMNRSQFEELCAELLQKIEVPLYSLMAQTHLKVEDVSAVEIVGGATRIPAVKERIAKFFGKDISTTLNADEAVARGCALQCAILSPAFKVREFSVTDAVPFPISLVWNHDSEDTEGVHEVFSRNHAAPFSKVLTFLRRGPFELEAFYSDPQGVPYPEAKIGRFVVQNVSAQKDGEKSRVKVKVRVNTHGIFTISTASMVEKVPTEENEMSSEADMECLNQRPPENTDTDKNVQQDNSEAGTQPQVQTDAQQTSQSPPSPELTSEENKIPDADKANEKKVDQPPEAKKPKIKVVNVELPIEANLVWQLGKDLLNMYIETEGKMIMQDKLEKERNDAKNAVEEYVYEFRDKLCGPYEKFICEQDHQNFLRLLTETEDWLYEEGEDQAKQAYVDKLEELMKIGTPVKVRFQEAEERPKMFEELGQRLQHYAKIAADFRNKDEKYNHIDESEMKKVEKSVNEVMEWMNNVMNAQAKKSLDQDPVVRAQEIKIKIKELNNTCEPVVTQPKPKIESPKLERTPNGPNIDKKEEDLEDKNNFGAEPPHQNGECYPNEKNSVNMDLD